In Brassica rapa cultivar Chiifu-401-42 chromosome A06, CAAS_Brap_v3.01, whole genome shotgun sequence, a single window of DNA contains:
- the LOC103873297 gene encoding flavonol 3-O-glucosyltransferase UGT76E12 has protein sequence MEEKLARKRLVLVPIPAQGHISPMMQLAKALHLKGFSITVAQTKFSYFSPQDDFTDFQFITIPESLPESDLENLGQILLALKLNKECHVGFKECLGQLLLQHGNDISCVIYDEFLYFAEAAAKEFNIPSVIFSTTSATAFLCRSVFDKFLNEFKEKQDELVPEFHPLRYRDFPDSRRAPLESITELYRNAVDKRTASSVIINTSSCLESSSLFCLQESLEIPVYPIGPLHMVASAPTSLLEEDTSCIEWLNKQKQNSVIFVGLGSLALMEINEVMEMVSGLAASNQNFLWVIRPGSIRGSGWLESLPEEFSDIVLDKGYIVKWAPQKEVLAHPAVGGFWSHCGWNSTLESLGEGVPMISKPFTGDQKVNARYLECVWKIGMQVEGDLDRGAVERAVRRLMVGGEGEEMRKRAVTLEEKLRRSVRSGGSSHNSLEEFVNFLRTL, from the exons ATGGAGGAAAAACTGGCGAGGAAAAGGCTAGTGTTGGTTCCAATTCCAGCACAAGGACATATATCTCCAATGATGCAACTTGCGAAAGCTCTTCACTTGAAGGGTTTCTCAATCACAGTTGCTCAGACCAAATTCAGTTACTTTAGCCCTCAAGATGACTTCACTGATTTTCAGTTTATCACCATTCCAGAAAGCTTACCGGAGTCTGATCTCGAGAATCTCGGGCAAATTCTGTTGGCCCTTAAGCTCAACAAAGAGTGTCACGTGGGTTTCAAGGAATGTCTGGGTCAGTTGTTGCTGCAACATGGTAACGACATCTCATGTGTCATCTACGACGAGTTCCTGTACTTTGCAGAAGCTGCAGCTAAAGAGTTTAACATCCCATCCGTTATTTTCAGCACAACAAGTGCCACAGCTTTTCTTTGCCGCTCTGTATTCGACAAGTTCTTGAATG AGTTTAAAGAAAAGCAAGACGAGCTAGTGCCGGAGTTTCATCCCCTGAGGTACAGAGACTTTCCGGATTCACGTCGGGCACCATTAGAAAGCATAACAGAGCTGTATAGGAACGCAGTTGACAAACGGACAGCTTCCTCAGTGATAATCAACACATCGAGCTGTCTAGAGAGCTCTTCTCTGTTTTGTCTGCAAGAATCACTAGAAATTCCGGTGTATCCTATAGGCCCTCTTCATATGGTGGCCTCAGCTCCCACGAGTCTGCTTGAAGAGGACACGAGCTGTATCGAATGGTTGAACAAGCAAAAGCAAAATAGCGTGATATTCGTGGGTTTGGGAAGCTTAGCTTTGATGGAAATCAATGAAGTGATGGAAATGGTTTCGGGATTGGCTGCTAGCAACCAAAACTTCTTATGGGTGATCCGGCCAGGGTCAATACGCGGTTCGGGGTGGCTAGAGTCCTTGCCTGAAGAGTTCAGTGATATTGTTTTGGATAAAGGTTACATAGTAAAATGGGCACCACAGAAAGAAGTGCTTGCTCATCCTGCAGTAGGAGGGTTTTGGAGCCATTGTGGATGGAACTCGACGCTAGAAAGCCTCGGGGAAGGAGTTCCAATGATCAGCAAACCGTTTACCGGTGATCAAAAGGTGAACGCGAGGTACTTGGAGTGTGTTTGGAAAATAGGGATGCAAGTGGAAGGTGATCTAGACAGAGGAGCGGTAGAGAGAGCTGTGAGGAGGTTAATGGTGgggggagaaggagaagaaatgaGGAAGAGAGCCGTCACCTTGGAGGAGAAACTAAGACGTTCCGTTAGAAGTGGAGGTTCTTCACACAACTCGCTAGAGGAGTTTGTCAACTTCTTGAGGACTCTGTGA
- the LOC103873296 gene encoding transcription factor LUX-like, whose amino-acid sequence MGEEVRMSDYEVSGEGDRVLEWEMGLPSDDDLTSLSYSLIPPNLAMAFSITPEKSRTMEDVNRASETTFSSLRSGSSGLNTSSSNNNSVAAEEEDRVGSSSPGSDSKKQKTSGDGVAAAAEEGDSGTEDPTGKTLKRPRLVWTPQLHKRFVDVVAHLGIKNAVPKTIMQLMNVEGLTRENVASHLQKYRLYLKRMQGLTTEGPSSSDKLFSSTPVPPQSFQDIGGGNGQGNVSAAVPYGGQPMMQMPVYAHHMGMQGYHDPYHQNLQHHHGAGGFEANPYMMQQNKFGSMASYPPVGGRSAHEN is encoded by the coding sequence ATGGGAGAGGAAGTGAGGATGAGCGATTACGAAGTTTCCGGCGAGGGAGATAGGGTTCTTGAATGGGAGATGGGGCTACCTAGCGACGACGATTTGACATCACTTTCTTACTCTCTGATACCTCCGAATCTCGCCATGGCTTTCAGCATAACTCCAGAGAAAAGCCGTACGATGGAAGATGTGAATCGCGCATCGGAGACGACGTTCTCGTCGCTGCGCAGCGGATCTTCAGGTCTCAACACCTCGTCCTCTAACAATAACAGCGTCGCGGCGGAGGAGGAAGATCGAGTCGGATCGAGCAGTCCCGGATCGGATTCGAAGAAACAAAAGACATCCGGCGATGGTgtggcggcggcggcggaggaagGAGATTCGGGAACTGAAGATCCTACTGGGAAGACACTGAAACGACCGCGTTTAGTGTGGACGCCGCAGCTACACAAGAGATTCGTGGACGTTGTGGCTCACTTAGGGATTAAGAACGCAGTGCCGAAGACGATTATGCAGCTGATGAACGTCGAAGGATTGACTCGAGAGAACGTCGCCTCTCATCTCCAGAAGTACAGGCTCTACCTCAAACGGATGCAGGGGTTGACGACGGAAGGTCCGTCTTCTTCCGACAAGCTCTTCTCCTCGACCCCTGTGCCTCCACAGAGCTTCCAAGATATCGGAGGCGGTAACGGCCAAGGGAACGTATCCGCGGCTGTGCCCTACGGAGGGCAGCCGATGATGCAGATGCCTGTCTATGCCCATCATATGGGTATGCAAGGGTATCATGATCCTTATCATCAGAACCTTCAGCATCATCATGGAGCTGGAGGGTTCGAAGCTAATCCATATATGATGCAGCAGAACAAGTTCGGATCCATGGCGTCTTACCCTCCTGTTGGGGGTAGAAGTGCGCATGAGAATTAA
- the LOC103873299 gene encoding UDP-glycosyltransferase 76E5-like: protein MEKIAEKRRIVLVPFPAQGHITPMMQLGQALSFKGFSITVAQGAYNQVSSSQHFPTFQFVTIPESVPVSQKESLGLVEFLMKLNKNSEARFKDCVAELLLQNGNDIACIIYDELMYFSEAAAKEFKIPSVILSTASATNHACGCVLSKLNAEKFLIDIEDPEVQDKVVENLDPLRYKNLPISGMGPLDRFLEICREVFNKRTDSAVIINTASCLESSSLSWLKQELNIPVFPLGPLHITASANSSLLEEDRSCIEWLNKQVPRSVIYISFGSKAQMEAKEVMEMAWGLCDSNQPFLWVISESLPEEVSKIVLEKGYIVKWAPQKEVLGHPAVGGFWSHCGWNSTLESIVEGVPMICRPFKGEQKLNAIYVESVWRIGFQLQGEVERAGVERAVKRLIVDGEVAGMRERALVLKEKLKASVRIGGSSYKALDELAKYLKTE from the exons ATGGAAAAAATAGCAGAGAAGAGAAGGATAGTGTTGGTTCCATTTCCAGCACAAGGGCATATAACTCCAATGATGCAACTCGGACAAGCCCTTAGCTTTAAGGGCTTCTCAATTACAGTTGCTCAAGGAGCATACAATCAAGTAAGCTCTTCTCAGCACTTCCCTACCTTTCAATTCGTCACCATACCAGAAAGCGTACCGGTGTCTCAAAAAGAGAGCCTCGGACTAGTCGAGTTTCTGATGAAGCTCAACAAAAACAGTGAGGCAAGATTCAAGGACTGTGTAGCTGAGTTGTTGCTACAAAATGGCAATGATATCGCCTGCATCATCTATGACGAGCTCATGTACTTCTCTGAAGCTGCAGCTAAGGAGTTTAAGATCCCAAGTGTCATATTAAGCACTGCCAGTGCTACAAATCATGCTTGTGGCTGTGTTTTAAGCAAACTCAATGCCGAGAAGTTCTTGATTGACATTGAAG atcCTGAAGTTCAAGACAAGGTGGTGGAAAACTTAGATCCATTAAGATACAAAAACCTACCAATTTCAGGAATGGGGCCACTGGATCGTTTTCTAGAGATATGTAGGGAAGTATTTAACAAAAGAACGGATTCCGCTGTAATCATCAACACGGCGAGCTGTCTAGAGAGCTCGTCTCTATCATGGCTGAAACAAGAACTCAATATTCCAGTTTTTCCATTAGGCCCTCTTCACATTACAGCTTCAGCAAATTCTAGTTTACTGGAAGAGGACAGAAGCTGCATCGAATGGTTGAACAAGCAGGTACCGAGGTCAGTCATATACATAAGCTTTGGAAGCAAAGCTCAAATGGAAGCAAAGGAAGTTATGGAGATGGCTTGGGGATTGTGTGATAGCAACCAGCCTTTTTTATGGGTCATCTCCGAGTCACTGCCAGAGGAAGTTAGTAAGATTGTGCTAGAAAAGGGATACATTGTGAAATGGGCACCGCAGAAAGAAGTACTTGGACATCCAGCAGTGGGAGGATTCTGGAGCCACTGCGGATGGAACTCGACCCTTGAGAGCATTGTGGAAGGCGTTCCAATGATTTGCAGGCCTTTCAAAGGGGAGCAAAAGTTAAACGCAATATATGTAGAAAGTGTTTGGAGAATAGGATTTCAGCTTCAAGGTGAAGTAGAAAGAGCAGGGGTGGAGAGAGCCGTGAAGAGGTTGATCGTGGATGGAGAAGTTGCAGGCATGAGGGAGAGAGCTCTTGTTCTGAAAGAGAAGCTTAAAGCCTCTGTAAGAATTGGAGGCTCCTCATACAAAGCATTGGATGAGCTGGCCAAGTACTTAAAGACAGAGTGA